In Cryptococcus gattii WM276 chromosome B, complete sequence, the DNA window GGTGAGGCTGTCAAGACGAATAAGGGATTCTTGCAATTGAGGAAGCTTGAGGCCGCGAGGGAGATTGCTGCGACTTTGGCACAAAGTGGGAATAGGGTTATGTTGGATGCAAAGAGCTTGTTGCTCGACGGTAAGCCTCACTTGTCATCGCATGAGTCCCATGCAATTGCTGACCCTCTTATTGTAGTTACCGAGGATGAAGTCCTCAATGCTACGTTGAGGAAATAAGGAATAAGTTCGCGTTGGTTGATGTGATTATGCATGAAGTTGACAAAAACAGTGTATACACTGACTACCATCGTAAAACTACCCATGCACTAGGTGGCCCTTTTTCATATGCTCTTGTATCTTGTTGTAAAACTGGTATGTTGCgtgaaagaagaaagaaagacTAGGAAACAGATGGGGAAAATGTCCCTTCGTGTCCCTGATCTCTCCTTGCTGCCACCACACCTCCATTAGGGCGCTCTGCTCACATTTCTTCGCTAACTTAAACATATGTAACAACCTCAATTTACTATAATGAAACAAAATACGAGAACAGACAAAATGCGACGCTACAAGACGAGATAAATACCGGGAGGCCCACCTTGGCCCAAAAAAAACACTGTCAGCGCGATGCCGAGAGGCATGATCGTTGCGGTTCAATTGACCCCTGCCTGGCGGCTTGTAAAGGCCAAGCCAGACAGTCTGATTATGCAGTTAGCCGAAACAGTACTAAAGCTGGGCAAAGACGAATTTACCGGAAGAACCATCTGACTAGGGTGATCAGCACTAGGACTGGGCTGGCAGCGGCAAAGATATCTAAAACAAGAAACCGGCATTTGTAAGGGACAGTCTCTCAATCATTGAAGGTTCGAACCAAAAAACAAGCTCCCTAGCACAGAGTGCCAGTCGAGTAACCTATCTATTAAAGCTTCTCATCTCTTCCAGCTCTCTCCGACAGGCTCTTGACTCTTTCGCCATCGAGTTACTCTCCTCCTTTCCGGAGGATATGGAAAGCACCCTTGTAATAGGTAGGTACCCCAAAGTTGACGAACGTAAGGCCTGATGAGAGCCACTCCGcctttttccctttccttcaACCTTCTCTTTTCGGCACGTCCTTTCTAATGGTGGACCTAATCTAATGATGGGTCCTGATAACGGACCTAGTCCCTGAGTTGAGCGTCAGTGAGGCCGTTCACCTTCAGCTGGAAGTCTTGAAGAGGAGCTTCAATGGCTGTAACAAAAACCGGGTCTGATTAACTGGATGGGGCATTTTATGAGGTTATAGCTATGTGGTtgctgaagaggaaagcCGAATGAGAACATCATTTTCGCGGACACTTAAACTTAGGCCAGCTTTCCCTTGTTCTCTTTCTTAgttccttctcttctttcctctaCACGACCTGCGCCCCACAGCGGTTGGTCCGTGACAGATTCACTTCCTTGCTTTTCAAGCATACTGTACTTTTTCTGCGTGATCTCCCGCAAGTTATGGAACCTAGAAGGTGGCCGACTTCCTATCATATCTAACTAAAGTATATGCCTTTCATTATCCCCAGACACCATGGAGACAGCCGATCAAGTGACTAATATTAAAGGCGACTTGATGTGCAGCCTTCCATGGAATGACCATGCCCGATACTTTCATCCTCGCTGCGCGGTACCTTCTTTCTTGGCACACGGATAGATTCATAGGGAAATGGTGAGATTTATAGTGTGTCATATGTCGTCTACCCTCCGAGGACGATCCAGCAGACCTCCCGTGGCTGCTGGCTGGCATACCTATTGACGTAAAGGATTTACCATCTCGGTTCAACCGTGAGTTTGAAAGGTTAAATGTGGAACTGCTGATAATGCTCCTGATCATGCTTTATGCAAGGAACGAGGTACAATCTTTCCCTTCACGTCCCAATTTTCCTTATCGCTGTTAACAGTTGTATAGGGCATCGATGTACCTACTCAGTTGTCTGAGACTGCACAAGTAAACCTCGATCTCGGTCTTGTTGACATCACAAGTACTATTACCTTAACACGGAATATCACGGCGAAGAAATACTCAGCATCTCTTGCGACAACGAACCACCAAAGTATGTCATATTTATTTATTCACTATCATTTTTAGTAATCTCGCTGATCAAAACTCGGATACACACATATATTAGACAGCCCTCCTCCAGATCCCAGATCTTCTTGTTCAAGACAATAAGCAAGGTGTGAGATCTTTAGTGCGACAGGTATAGATGGTCCACCAGTATCGCGAAGAGCACGAATCTCGAGTAACCACATCTCAATGACAAAGCAGCGTCGCCAGCCCAGTTTAATAACCTGGTTTTATTGTgccatttttcatttaTAATAGATTCGAAGGAAGGTCCAAGCTTCCCAGCGGGGTCATGACGGGACTGCATTCGAAAGGCGACAGACACTAGCGACGCAAGATAGATGTACTCGTAGTCTTGGCAAAACATGCGATAACCACTTTCCGGAGACTCTTCTTGCGGCTTGCAATCCCGATTGATTTGACATGAAGACCGCTCCCAGAGATTCAATACTATCATTCATATCACCATCACCCATCTCACGAAGAGAATAATAGTCACAAAAGACGCGACAGACACTAAGTAGCCAGATGTAGCTTAGTCGACATCAGTCTAATCCAGTGATGTTGTCCATCCCAAACATCCTAAATAATAAATAATCAATTCAGACTCGCTTCAGCCCGCATGTCAAGGCAGTTGTTTCTAGATATGGAATAAAATTGGACAGTGAAAGACGCCTTTGAGATTGAGTATCATTCCGATCACAGTGCCTTTTGAGGCTGGTCTGGAATATCCTAACAACTTATCCAAACAAGTATGTATAAATATATATACATATACCTCAAAGATTGCTGTGAAAGCTTTCTTTCCGGGAAAAGATGAGCCGATAAGACCATTGTTCAAGCCAGGCACGAGGCACGACCGGAGGATAACTTCAATTCTAGCCTTTGGCCAGCTCAATCCGTCCTTCTCCAATCTGGCCGCTTATTACGTAGGGTAGTTTGTACGTACATCAGATTGTGAGGACCATGAGTCGCAATACATCATGTACAGCTTCCAAAACAAACAGTATCTCCGCCGGCTGCATAACTATCCTGCTCTCATCGTTTTCTTCATAGCAACCATATACATCCATAACGAGATCGCACCACAAGGTTCATCCAGCAGCGAACAGGCGCTCATAAGGACAGAAGCCATCAGCAGCGAGATAAGGACGACCAGCTCCCAAGTGTACTCTGCTACACCAAAACGCGCTGTTTGCCATTCGCCTCTTTATTCTATATCTTAGCTATACCTCTGTTCGCTGCATTCTAGTAGGGCATTTCAACCGATTCTGTCCCTAACTCATCCCTAATCACGATCACGTCTTCCATATCGCACAAGATGCTCCTCCCACGCTCTCTACCCATTGACGCCAGGCAAATAGTTTACGGTGACGATAGTCATAGCTACGACAACACTCTGCCGAAATCTACAGTCACCTCCCTCATAATCGGGGTTGGCACATTTGCCGTTACGTCCCTGCTGGTCGTTTGCTCTCTTCGAATCTATCTCAGGAGGCGGTTGCGGTTAAGACAGGCTCAAAATGGGAGAGGTGGAAGTGGCAGAGATATGAGGGATAGGATGAGAGAGTATCCcgatggagaaggaaatggaggTGATGGGAGAAAGCCTGAGATATGGGAGGTGGAGATGAAATATGAGGACGAGATCATGCAGGTAAGTTCAATCTCCCGTTTGCTTTGATGTAGTACTCCGCGTGTTAAACAATACTGTTCATACCTATTCTAGCCTCTCACACTTTGCG includes these proteins:
- a CDS encoding Hypothetical Protein (Similar to TIGR gene model, XP_567247.1), whose translation is MLLPRSLPIDARQIVYGDDSHSYDNTLPKSTVTSLIIGVGTFAVTSLLVVCSLRIYLRRRLRLRQAQNGRGGSGRDMRDRMREYPDGEGNGGDGRKPEIWEVEMKYEDEIMQPLTLCDPTYIRAHLVQPGISKSVSIFIAFPAPSSEPDKLPEIVLGTTTFNQSTSSSTISRYSESEKIISRNTSEEGDHIMKSTDTGKGQTKVVVKALEYV